The following is a genomic window from Malus sylvestris chromosome 12, drMalSylv7.2, whole genome shotgun sequence.
agaaacaaaaacaaaaacaaataataaaaaaggaaaaaaaggtgTTAGCTTTAGCTGTCGAGCATAAGCACTTCTTTCTAGTCGCAATTTTCATCATGTCATGGGGTATATGGAATATGAATGGTGCCTTTGGGTGGTGCTTTACGCAATCCCATTACCCACCCACTCTTCCCAACCCAACCATTCCAAAATCCAATAACAAAGCGAATCAAgattcccctctctctctctctctctctctctctctctctctctctctctcatcaaattTTCGCTCAAGAGCTCAttatttcatttaaattataatatatacatTTAGTAAATGAAAAATGCTAAAGAAATTCTTtagaaatataaaaatttatgaatttaaatcCAATAACAAAGCGAATCAAgattcctctttctctctctcatcaatTTTTCGCTAAGAGCTCAttatttcatttaaattataatatataaatttagtAAATGAAAAATGCTAAAGAAAttctttaaaaatataaaaatttatgaattttttatcaCTTTACAGTTTAATGTCAATTCATATTTCAATGTAATAAAACATTTTGTAAAATTTTGAGGGGACAAAAAATCCATTAAAAATCCCATTTTTAACATGTTATTACTACTTCACTcaaatttgttattttatctAGGAAGGTTACGTATCAATATTTTTGTACATCTATTTTATATCACATGACTTGTATTCTGGAAACTATTTTTCTCCtctttctcttttatttatttattttatattattattatttcttgttACAGTCTTAtcctatattattttttattaattaattaaaataagtattttattattttataacttCTATGTTACCATCCAAAGTTCCCTTTCACTTCACAACGCACAGAAGAACCCAAAACCAAGAGAATACAGTATCAAAGTTCCAATCTTTCACATCTTCTCAACCTGTCTGACGACAGCTCTTGATTTTCCAGCCCCAATCTGTTTGTTTCCCAAGAAAATTCCCAAGAAAATTTAACCCAACATGGGAAACAGCGGGAGCAGAAACAACGGCGGCCGCCGGAGACACGCCTCCCGCCAAAACCACCCTGTTCCGCCTCCTCCGGCCCCACCTCAGCCCGAAATCTCTCAAAACCGCTACGTATTCGCAGCGGCGACTCCGTACCCGTCTCAGTACCCCAACCCCAACCCGCCCCAGTACCCCAACCCCAACCCGTCCCAGTACTACCAGTACCCGGGTTACTACCCGCCGCCGCCCATGCCCGTGCCTCTGCCGGCTCCGTACGATCACCACCACCGCGTTCCCCATCCCCAAGTGGACACGGTGCATCCAAATTGGGCTGGCGGGCGGTACCGGTGCGGCCCGGTAATGCAGGCTCCGGCGCCGTACGTGGAGCACCAGAAGGCGGTTACTATAAGGAACGATGTGAATCTGAAGAAGGAGACTCTGAAGGTCGAGCCCGATGAGGAAAACCCTGGAAGCTTCCTCGTGTCTTTTATTTTCGATGCCACGGTTGCAGGGAGGTAAAATTCAAGcttaaagcttttgtgttgaacgtGAAGTTTAACTTTTTTACTAACTTCTGATTTGTTTTTAAAGCTTTTGTATTAAGTTCCTAATTGTGATTATTATTTGCTTTTATGTGGGATTAGCTTAAATGGAATTGGAGTGTTTGAAAAAGAAACCGTTTTGTGCTAAATTGGTAATCAATTGGATGGTGGGTTGTTAGATACCGAAAGATTGAGAAACAATTTACGGGAGTCGAAGTTTTATTGAAAAGTATTCTGAGGTACTTGCCATTCTGAAGTGACTGCCATTAGAGTTGATCCGGTTATAATGATGACGGGTAATGGCGTCGAAGGATGGAATTGTGGGACTGCAATAGGTTAACATGATCGATTGATGAACTATGGTTTATGATTgataactttgttttttttttcatggagAATTGTTAAATCCGAGAAACTTGACCCATTAGGATGTTGCCAAATGTTTGTTCTAAAATATGATTTCGTTGACATTGTTTGTGGTATGTACCGTTTGATACAAAATCATTCATGTGGTACAAGGATTTTCTTACCGCTAGAGAGGATTCTAATGGATGAAAGTAGAAGCTGCTTGGGGAACCTCACAAAAGCAATCTGTTTGATTTTTTTCACCTTAAATTATTGTTTAGCTGCAAGGATTTACTCAACTTTTTTCTAACTAGTGAACATTGATCAATGAAGAGGTGTATCCCAAAAATGATAATTTAGGAAATATAAGATGATCCGAGGACCGTAGGTTCTCTTTGGTATCAGTATATTTATTTGTTCATTCAGATTGTTATATTCTTTTGGTAGTTCAATTCTGCAGTATAAAGTCTTTCCCTCGGCTGCAACGCAATTGATTGATCTTTTTGCATTATATATCATACGCAAACACCATGCTGTGATGTCATTTTTCATGTAGAATTGTAGTGGTTGTATCTTTTTCTTGGCCAAGGTATAAAGAATTCATATAATTTACATGAATAACTGTTGGAGGGCATGGCTGTATATGATCATCagattatttttaaattttaatttatggcTTTGTGAAACAGCATCACCATTATCTTCTTTGCGAAAGAAGGCGAGGATTGTAACCTGACACCAATGAAGTTTAACCTTCATCCACCTGTGACGGTACATTTTGAACAAGGTCTGGGCCAGAAGTTCAGGCAGCCTTCCGGAACTGGAATTAACTTTTCAATGTTTGAGGATGCTGAGTTACTGAAAGTAGCTGACTTGGATATCTATCCTATAGCTGTGAAGGCCGAGGCATCCCCTCCTGCCCATGATGGATCAGAGGGAAGCCCCGCATCTGTAACAACAAACTCCCAGATAACTCAGGCTATATTTGAGAGggagaaaggtgaattccaagTTAGGGTTGTCAAACAGATTCTCTGGGTGAATGGGATGAGGTATGAACTACAGGAGATATATGGCATTGGTAATTCTGTTGAAGGTGAAGTGGACGGGAATGACCCAGGAAAAGAATGTGTAATTTGCCTGTCTGAACCACGGGACACAACTGTTCTTCCATGCAGACACATGGTAATTATACATTgcactttttcttttcaagtttGTCGTAGTTGCTAGTGGAGAAAGCTGAGCTTAATATTGAGAGAAGTTTGTGATTGGTGAGAGCTAGTTTGTTGCCAAAAGAAAGATGGTAACTGAAAGCGAATTTAGCATTGACATCATTGGGCTTAAATTTCgtaattgacaaaaggaaaaagcaaattttttttaaagagaagTGATTTATTTGGGTTCAAAATTCCTTTTGACTCATTTGTAGATTCTATAGGATTGCATTAACTAGTGTCCATCTAGTTATCATACTTGCATACTAATGTGCTTGAATTAAGCCAAGTGTAATTTATGTTGGATTTTCGTTGTGACTGACTTTTGGTTGGATTTCTTTTCTTCCTGCAGTGCATGTGCAGTGGGTGTGCCAAGGTCTTGAGATTCCAAACAAACCGATGCCCAATTTGCCGGCAACCAGTTGAGAGGCTTTTGGAGATAAAGGTCAACAATGGCCCTGAGGAATGAGAGGATGTGTTCTGCCACTAGCATTCTGTAAGTTAATGGCACCTCACCCCACCCCGCCCGGCCCTGCCTCTTTTCTCCACTTTCCTTCTGCACTTGCTTTTCCGTCCCTCACTTCGGTTTTCAATGAATTGAAGAGGCAAATTATATGCTGTACGATGTGCTATGTTGCACCAGTGGTATGTAACGATGCTCTTTACACGCCTACTGAGTGTTCAGTGGTAATTCTTAACTATACATCTTCTGCATTTGAATTGGTTGTACCGTTGTAGGTCATCTACAAGTTGCTTCTACCTGTTGTAATTATTTGTTTCAAGAAAGAATAATGTAGATAATCAGGTATTTTTCCATGAATGTTCCGGTTCTGATGAATTTTAGGTATTTGGGCAGAGAGATTGAAGTACGTAAATACTCTTCCTTTTAGAAGAATATTGGAGCAATATTCCCTGAACTAAAATTCATGCGCATTGGACCCTATACTTGTCACTATGTGGGGGCAAAACCCATTTGTGTAATATTGTGACACAAAAAGATCAGTGGATTGTGACACCTTCGTGGACCAAGAT
Proteins encoded in this region:
- the LOC126594571 gene encoding probable E3 ubiquitin-protein ligase LOG2, with the translated sequence MGNSGSRNNGGRRRHASRQNHPVPPPPAPPQPEISQNRYVFAAATPYPSQYPNPNPPQYPNPNPSQYYQYPGYYPPPPMPVPLPAPYDHHHRVPHPQVDTVHPNWAGGRYRCGPVMQAPAPYVEHQKAVTIRNDVNLKKETLKVEPDEENPGSFLVSFIFDATVAGSITIIFFAKEGEDCNLTPMKFNLHPPVTVHFEQGLGQKFRQPSGTGINFSMFEDAELLKVADLDIYPIAVKAEASPPAHDGSEGSPASVTTNSQITQAIFEREKGEFQVRVVKQILWVNGMRYELQEIYGIGNSVEGEVDGNDPGKECVICLSEPRDTTVLPCRHMCMCSGCAKVLRFQTNRCPICRQPVERLLEIKVNNGPEE